Proteins encoded within one genomic window of Nomia melanderi isolate GNS246 chromosome 8, iyNomMela1, whole genome shotgun sequence:
- the mus201 gene encoding rad2 superfamily protein mus201 isoform X2, producing MGVHGLWRLLDATGKQVPLETLEGKILAIDISIWIHQVLQGYQDRFGNPKPNAHLIGLFNRICKLLYYKIKPVFVFDGGVPMLKKDTIALRRKQKSMAKNKAVQMRTELINNLIKQSAVKTVLNPEEQNVPNNSSQKILTLQNKETTDDMFKLPDMPSTNPAELSLSDDYDSDSSFINISPRKQTKWVGNIHNVDVASTEFKALPADVRYEILTDLKETRKQNSWGRLHEMPDESNQFSNFQMNRLLKRRLVQQSLESAEKEMGGKSLTLDELEKLLTEQGINTKGRDCTYRIAADSTTRLVYISDKNAYIKNISNNDDTNSENPTTNENKAEEPVAGTSKGVRICEDLNEYEFDDDWNSDVEIITPDTASLAAKESSSEAEFGTELSESRPVSKKYFGKHTVNPALTYMLEYSGLTEDQIFTLLEQNKREDRSKASKNTVETTQQSDVVIKTENSISEDNKGVKESAKVDTTEAVDSATSEIKLSESNKKTDITVPTITMSNTSNEAPVETDATTVISSTDSDSDFVEIEDAPIFNFDNNVKKNVSEQGIQISFKCDENIKDDMFADVFGATNNESKSVELETKPEDVSASNERVDKLENELPNRSEILEHEVILEKTVAETVEEKVKDPSDTTKTDDIEVLSVTNIADDKDTCTQLEETDTTEINSVEMTNDSYENSLENKNVEDSESTTPSIIDSLNMGPLPTNEDELMSLQARLEDEQSELLTDMGKFERQGTSISTQISVEAQELLRLFGIPYIVAPMEAEAQCAYLEQIHLTDGTITDDSDIWLFGGQCVYKNFFASDKKVLQYRFCDIHHHFKLTRNELIRLALLVGSDYTVGLTGIGPVTALEILAAFPSQGDDLLHGLSSFCSWIKSGRVTGPRRTSLRNKLQNLQIQKGQASRIKLSCKRILSLRWTNRGRASPGVSRTQYYCLITRGRNSAGRNTNSTRS from the exons ATGGGTGTTCATGGTCTTTGGCGTTTACTCGATGCAACAGGAAAGCAAGTTCCATTAGAGACACTCGAAGGAAAAATTCTAGCTATCG ATATATCCATTTGGATACATCAAGTGTTACAAGGATACCAAGACCGTTTTGGCAATCCCAAGCCTAATGCACATCTTATTGGGTTATTCAATAGAATTTGCAAACTTTTATACTACAAAATCAAACCGGTGTTTGTGTTCGATGGAGGTGTACCGATGCTTAAAAAGGAtacaatt GCCTTACGCAGGAAACAGAAATCTATGGCCAAGAATAAAGCTGTACAGATGAGgacagaattaataaataacttgatAAAACAGTCTGCAGTAAAAACAGTTCTTAATCCAGAGGAGCAAAACGTTCCAAATAATTCATCCCAAAAGATTTTAACTCTTCAAAATAAAGAGACCACGGATGATATGTTCAAATTACCGGACATGCCGAGCACGAATCCGGCAGAATTAAGTCTCAGCGATGATTACGATTCAGATTCGTCGTTCATTAATATAAGTCCACGAAAGCAAACGAAATGGGTTGGAAATATCCATAACGTGGATGTAGCTAGTACTGAATTTAAAGCTTTACCAGCGGATGTGCGTTACGAAATTCTAACTGATCTGAAAGAAACGAGAAAGCAAAATTCATGGGGTCGTTTACACGAGATGCCTgac GaatcaaatcaattttctaattttcaaatgaacCGCTTATTAAAACGCAGATTAGTCCAACAGAGTTTGGAATCTGCGGAAAAAGAAATGGGAGGGAAATCACTTACATTGGACGAATTAGAGAAATTACTAACGGAGCAGGGTATAAATACGAAGGGCCGTGATTGTACTTATCGCATTGCCGCTGATAGTACAACTAGATTGGTTTATATTAGCG ATAAAAATGCCTATATTAAGAATATCAGTAACAACGATGATACGAATAGTGAAAATCCTACTACAAATGAAAACAAGGCAGAAGAACCTGTAGCTGGTACTAGTAAGGGTGTACGAATATGTgaagatttaaatgaatatgaatTCGATGATGATTGGAATAGCGATGTTGAAATAATCACTCCGGATACGGCTAGCCTCGCAGCGAAGGAATCGAGTAGCGAAGCAGAGTTTGGGACAGAATTGAGCGAATCGCGACCGGTGTCTAAAAAGTATTTTGGAAAACACACTGTAAATCCTGCGTTAACGTACATGTTAGAATACAGCGGATTAACGGAGGATCAAATTTTTACACTTCTTGAGCAAAATAAGAGGGAAGATCGTAGTAAAGCTTCAAAAAATACTGTAGAAACAACGCAACAGAGCGATGTTgttattaaaacagaaaatagtatTAGTGAAGATAATAAAGGTGTCAAAGAATCTGCAAAAGTAGATACCACAGAAGCTGTGGACTCAGCCACTTCAGAGATCAAATTGTCAGAATCAAATAAAAAGACCGATATTACCGTACCGACCATTACAATGTCAAATACTTCAAACGAGGCTCCAGTAGAAACAGATGCGACAACAGTAATTAGTTCAACAGATTCGGATTCGGATTTCGTGGAAATAGAAGATGCACcgatatttaattttgacaataatgttaagaaaaatgtttcagagCAAGGTATTCAGATATCATTTAAATGTGACGAAAACATTAAAGATGACATGTTCGCGGACGTATTCGGAGCAACAAACAACGAATCAAAATCTGTAGAATTAGAAACAAAGCCCGAGGATGTATCAGCATCCAACGAACGTGTCGACAAGCTGGAAAACGAGTTGCCCAATCGTTCAGAGATACTTGAACATGAAGTTATTCTAGAGAAAACAGTCGCAGAAACAGTAGAAGAGAAAGTTAAAGATCCATCCGATACGACGAAAACCGATGATATCGAAGTACTATCTGTGACAAATATTGCAGATGATAAAGATACATGTACACAATTGGAGGAAACTGATACAACAGAAATAAACAGTGTAGAAATGACAAATGACTCTTATGAAAAtagtttagaaaataaaaatgtagaagaCAGCGAAAGTACGACCCCATCGATTATAGATTCTCTAAACATGGGTCCTTTGCCAACGAACGAAGACGAATTGATGTCGTTACAG GCACGTCTAGAAGATGAACAATCTGAATTGCTGACGGACATGGGGAAATTCGAAAGACAGGGTACCAGTATTTCTACACAAATATCTGTCGAAGCTCAG GAACTGTTACGGTTATTCGGAATTCCATACATTGTAGCGCCTATGGAAGCAGAAGCTCAGTGCGCGTATTTGGAACAAATTCATCTGACCGATGGTACGATTACAGACGATTCGGATATTTGGCTTTTCGGAGGGCAATGCGTTTACAAGAACTTTTTCGCCAGTGATAAGAAAGTTCTTCAGTATCGTTTCTGCGATATACATCATCACTTCA AATTGACACGCAACGAATTGATACGACTCGCTTTGCTAGTCGGTAGCGACTACACCGTAGGTTTAACCGGTATCGGTCCTGTTACCGCTTTAGAAATATTAGCAGCTTTCCCTTCGCAAGGGGACGATTTATTGCACGGTTTGTCGAGCTTCTGTTCATGGATCAAAAGTGGCAGAGTCACCGGGCCAAGAAGAACTAGTCTACGAAACAAACTACAGAACTTACAAATCCAGAAAG GACAGGCTTCCCGAATCAAGCTGTCGTGCAAGCGTATCTTGTCCCTGAGGTGGACGAATCGAGGGAGGGCTTCACCTGGGGTAAGCCGAACACAGTATTATTGTCTAATTACGCGAGGCAGAAATTCGGCTGGACGAAACACAAATTCGACGAGATCATAA
- the mus201 gene encoding rad2 superfamily protein mus201 isoform X1 → MGVHGLWRLLDATGKQVPLETLEGKILAIDISIWIHQVLQGYQDRFGNPKPNAHLIGLFNRICKLLYYKIKPVFVFDGGVPMLKKDTIALRRKQKSMAKNKAVQMRTELINNLIKQSAVKTVLNPEEQNVPNNSSQKILTLQNKETTDDMFKLPDMPSTNPAELSLSDDYDSDSSFINISPRKQTKWVGNIHNVDVASTEFKALPADVRYEILTDLKETRKQNSWGRLHEMPDESNQFSNFQMNRLLKRRLVQQSLESAEKEMGGKSLTLDELEKLLTEQGINTKGRDCTYRIAADSTTRLVYISDKNAYIKNISNNDDTNSENPTTNENKAEEPVAGTSKGVRICEDLNEYEFDDDWNSDVEIITPDTASLAAKESSSEAEFGTELSESRPVSKKYFGKHTVNPALTYMLEYSGLTEDQIFTLLEQNKREDRSKASKNTVETTQQSDVVIKTENSISEDNKGVKESAKVDTTEAVDSATSEIKLSESNKKTDITVPTITMSNTSNEAPVETDATTVISSTDSDSDFVEIEDAPIFNFDNNVKKNVSEQGIQISFKCDENIKDDMFADVFGATNNESKSVELETKPEDVSASNERVDKLENELPNRSEILEHEVILEKTVAETVEEKVKDPSDTTKTDDIEVLSVTNIADDKDTCTQLEETDTTEINSVEMTNDSYENSLENKNVEDSESTTPSIIDSLNMGPLPTNEDELMSLQARLEDEQSELLTDMGKFERQGTSISTQISVEAQELLRLFGIPYIVAPMEAEAQCAYLEQIHLTDGTITDDSDIWLFGGQCVYKNFFASDKKVLQYRFCDIHHHFKLTRNELIRLALLVGSDYTVGLTGIGPVTALEILAAFPSQGDDLLHGLSSFCSWIKSGRVTGPRRTSLRNKLQNLQIQKGFPNQAVVQAYLVPEVDESREGFTWGKPNTVLLSNYARQKFGWTKHKFDEIITPILKRLEEKQSQKLIDAYFKLQTVPKSIDVNLSKRVQKAVQGLNNPSMAEQIANTESVQPKLRRKRPASSTENRKKRKDSTDKREQQDEQTLAAVSADSEAFNVSVTKEKCLESYIPQREKDKAEALKKRLNAIEVLRKSKQGLYKTKKVKRYVRKVKEEARLSESDSGSS, encoded by the exons ATGGGTGTTCATGGTCTTTGGCGTTTACTCGATGCAACAGGAAAGCAAGTTCCATTAGAGACACTCGAAGGAAAAATTCTAGCTATCG ATATATCCATTTGGATACATCAAGTGTTACAAGGATACCAAGACCGTTTTGGCAATCCCAAGCCTAATGCACATCTTATTGGGTTATTCAATAGAATTTGCAAACTTTTATACTACAAAATCAAACCGGTGTTTGTGTTCGATGGAGGTGTACCGATGCTTAAAAAGGAtacaatt GCCTTACGCAGGAAACAGAAATCTATGGCCAAGAATAAAGCTGTACAGATGAGgacagaattaataaataacttgatAAAACAGTCTGCAGTAAAAACAGTTCTTAATCCAGAGGAGCAAAACGTTCCAAATAATTCATCCCAAAAGATTTTAACTCTTCAAAATAAAGAGACCACGGATGATATGTTCAAATTACCGGACATGCCGAGCACGAATCCGGCAGAATTAAGTCTCAGCGATGATTACGATTCAGATTCGTCGTTCATTAATATAAGTCCACGAAAGCAAACGAAATGGGTTGGAAATATCCATAACGTGGATGTAGCTAGTACTGAATTTAAAGCTTTACCAGCGGATGTGCGTTACGAAATTCTAACTGATCTGAAAGAAACGAGAAAGCAAAATTCATGGGGTCGTTTACACGAGATGCCTgac GaatcaaatcaattttctaattttcaaatgaacCGCTTATTAAAACGCAGATTAGTCCAACAGAGTTTGGAATCTGCGGAAAAAGAAATGGGAGGGAAATCACTTACATTGGACGAATTAGAGAAATTACTAACGGAGCAGGGTATAAATACGAAGGGCCGTGATTGTACTTATCGCATTGCCGCTGATAGTACAACTAGATTGGTTTATATTAGCG ATAAAAATGCCTATATTAAGAATATCAGTAACAACGATGATACGAATAGTGAAAATCCTACTACAAATGAAAACAAGGCAGAAGAACCTGTAGCTGGTACTAGTAAGGGTGTACGAATATGTgaagatttaaatgaatatgaatTCGATGATGATTGGAATAGCGATGTTGAAATAATCACTCCGGATACGGCTAGCCTCGCAGCGAAGGAATCGAGTAGCGAAGCAGAGTTTGGGACAGAATTGAGCGAATCGCGACCGGTGTCTAAAAAGTATTTTGGAAAACACACTGTAAATCCTGCGTTAACGTACATGTTAGAATACAGCGGATTAACGGAGGATCAAATTTTTACACTTCTTGAGCAAAATAAGAGGGAAGATCGTAGTAAAGCTTCAAAAAATACTGTAGAAACAACGCAACAGAGCGATGTTgttattaaaacagaaaatagtatTAGTGAAGATAATAAAGGTGTCAAAGAATCTGCAAAAGTAGATACCACAGAAGCTGTGGACTCAGCCACTTCAGAGATCAAATTGTCAGAATCAAATAAAAAGACCGATATTACCGTACCGACCATTACAATGTCAAATACTTCAAACGAGGCTCCAGTAGAAACAGATGCGACAACAGTAATTAGTTCAACAGATTCGGATTCGGATTTCGTGGAAATAGAAGATGCACcgatatttaattttgacaataatgttaagaaaaatgtttcagagCAAGGTATTCAGATATCATTTAAATGTGACGAAAACATTAAAGATGACATGTTCGCGGACGTATTCGGAGCAACAAACAACGAATCAAAATCTGTAGAATTAGAAACAAAGCCCGAGGATGTATCAGCATCCAACGAACGTGTCGACAAGCTGGAAAACGAGTTGCCCAATCGTTCAGAGATACTTGAACATGAAGTTATTCTAGAGAAAACAGTCGCAGAAACAGTAGAAGAGAAAGTTAAAGATCCATCCGATACGACGAAAACCGATGATATCGAAGTACTATCTGTGACAAATATTGCAGATGATAAAGATACATGTACACAATTGGAGGAAACTGATACAACAGAAATAAACAGTGTAGAAATGACAAATGACTCTTATGAAAAtagtttagaaaataaaaatgtagaagaCAGCGAAAGTACGACCCCATCGATTATAGATTCTCTAAACATGGGTCCTTTGCCAACGAACGAAGACGAATTGATGTCGTTACAG GCACGTCTAGAAGATGAACAATCTGAATTGCTGACGGACATGGGGAAATTCGAAAGACAGGGTACCAGTATTTCTACACAAATATCTGTCGAAGCTCAG GAACTGTTACGGTTATTCGGAATTCCATACATTGTAGCGCCTATGGAAGCAGAAGCTCAGTGCGCGTATTTGGAACAAATTCATCTGACCGATGGTACGATTACAGACGATTCGGATATTTGGCTTTTCGGAGGGCAATGCGTTTACAAGAACTTTTTCGCCAGTGATAAGAAAGTTCTTCAGTATCGTTTCTGCGATATACATCATCACTTCA AATTGACACGCAACGAATTGATACGACTCGCTTTGCTAGTCGGTAGCGACTACACCGTAGGTTTAACCGGTATCGGTCCTGTTACCGCTTTAGAAATATTAGCAGCTTTCCCTTCGCAAGGGGACGATTTATTGCACGGTTTGTCGAGCTTCTGTTCATGGATCAAAAGTGGCAGAGTCACCGGGCCAAGAAGAACTAGTCTACGAAACAAACTACAGAACTTACAAATCCAGAAAG GCTTCCCGAATCAAGCTGTCGTGCAAGCGTATCTTGTCCCTGAGGTGGACGAATCGAGGGAGGGCTTCACCTGGGGTAAGCCGAACACAGTATTATTGTCTAATTACGCGAGGCAGAAATTCGGCTGGACGAAACACAAATTCGACGAGATCATAACACCGATATTGAAGAGGTTAGAAGAGAAGCAGAGTCAAAAATTGATAGACGCTTATTTCAAACTGCAAACGGTTCCGAAGTCGATCGATGTGAATTTGAGCAAGCGGGTGCAGAAAGCCGTGCAAGGATTAAATAATCCGAGTATGGCAGAGCAAATCGCGAATACGGAAAGCGTGCAGCCGAAACTTAGGAGAAAGAGACCGGCTTCATCGACGGAGAACCGGAAGAAGAGGAAAGATTCGACCGACAAGCGAGAGCAACAAGATGAACAAACACTCGCAGCTGTATCTGCCGATTCTGAAGCTTTCAATGTATCCGTGACTAAAGAGAAGTGCCTCGAAAGCTATATACCGCAAAGGGAGAAGGATAAGGCAGAGGCTTTAAAGAAAAGACTGAACGCGATCGAGGTACTCAGAAAATCGAAACAAGGATTGTACAAGACAAAGAAAGTGAAGCGATACGTAAGGAAAGTGAAAGAGGAAGCTAGACTTTCGGAAAGTGATAGTGGCAGTTCGTAA